Genomic window (Nilaparvata lugens isolate BPH chromosome 7, ASM1435652v1, whole genome shotgun sequence):
tccttactactcAAAaaagaactgcggggtcaaaaattgtcttcccaacatTTCCCTccatacccttttttgagcattcattgcctggactacctgttaaggtgcgtacagactttcgctctgctccgcaaccgaacgtcactccagcagagcgattgatgatcgaccggggagcaacagtggttcgaccggggaacgcgagaagatctaacatcttctgtaacgttcatgatgggtgcgttggcggagcgactgtggttcgatgctGGTACGAGGGAGGAGTGTGCTCGGTgtgggttggaagcgcgaatatgtgtacgcagctttataatTGAGCTTGATTCATGTTTTTGAATACTTAATTTGATCAACCAATTGTTGGTCTGGTCCTCCCATTATTAATAAAAGTGTATTCATTTCAACTTGTGTTCAATTAGTGTAGCCTGGCTCTACCTTTAGAAGCTACTAAAGAAGTAATTGTTATTGCGCCCACCTCGGTGACCGTAACACACTTACAGTCTACATAATGTGCCATATATCATCCAGTTTGGGTTGAAAGAAGAATCTTTGTTCGATTTTAAGTAGAGTAGAATGCCTAGTTCTTGTGCGCACCGAATGCTGTTGATTCTCCTGCACATTCTCATGTAACTCCTCTAGATTGAGGTATAATCAGTAATTGATAAACTCATCATaaaaatcatcattatcaaattCAATAGGCATGAGTTACCAATCGACATTGAAAGTTccagtattgaaaaatgaagtcTGAAGGAGAATTTTGAAGCTCCAATAAATTTCTTCAAGAAATAATGTCGATTACAGTAGCCCATACAGTATAAGCAATTCTAGACAGGTTcaaagtgaacctcactataaaataATAGTAGACATTCAAATCCATGATATTGacatgaatagataaatttaatagagtATTTACCATTTCCAGTGAAATCatattttgtcttgaaattttCTATAACTTCGCCAACCAGGGATGAAGGCATCGTTTGTTCAAGTAGATTTTTCCACATATCTTGTTCAGCAATTTTATGAAAGGTTGCtggaaagataataataatacattgatCAGGTAAGTGTGGAATATAATATTAGTGTTTATGAGTACTCAATTagtatgaatgaatcaattcaatGTAACGACATTATTAGGGTTAAAATAATGTATAAGCTTATTAAGCTTAAAGCTCTGTGGGCACTTAGCCCACACTTACTTTCTTAGGCCCAATTCACACATAAGTGAGGTGGCACTGACTCTATGTCACTCTATGTGACTCTATGTCACTCCTATTCAGAGTGTTCACGAACTGCCTACCTGCGCTCCAGCTGAGAGGCCCGCCCAATCGCCTTTATCATAGGAgtggaccgcgccgcagcgtaacattgctacttatccccctcccaacGCTgtatctatgatcgtaacccttaaactatatacatcattggattcaggaagaaatggcctacaacgtttattgagaTAATTCTTCCTCTAAGTCGTCTAACGACTTGAAAATTCGAGAAAtaaaaaagtccataataaaaaaaaattttcctagatattttatttgtctatggaaaaactatgcggtttatcgtaaacatgtagaggaccatattgaaagccagttatatGTAGACAATATTCAGGAAAAgtcaaagctgtactatgaatagaaGCTGCAGGACAggtgattttataagcgcgcgttttttacaactaaCCCCCCTCCCAGcaatctgtcgaccaccctgggacgtgacgacatcgagtttcatatacactaaagactccataacaataatccgaagtcaaattcccTGACCTCTCTCATGTATGGTCAATGTAAGCCAGTGCCTGGACTATGAGCGTCTTCAGGGATACACTGCTCCAATGACTCGAGTGACTCGAGCTAGGCGACCCGCGTTCCAtgggagcttttgacagttcTTCACCCGGTCGCCATCTTTGATTTTTCTCGCCCGGGTCAGGAATCGTGACGGCCCGACCAAATAGTACGGGCTAAGAAGTTCTAGCCCGAGTCACCCGGAATCGGAGCGCTCCTATTGGTTGATAGTTTCGCGTTGTCTGCTCTGGTCTGCAGTCAAGTAAACAACACAACTAAATGCAAATATGGAGGATTATTACGAATACAAacatgagtttttttttttgaaggcatattttataaaataattggaaagGAGGAAATTCACACATTATTGGCTGGTAAGTTTATTATTTgcatttttgacaatattattagtttagtatgactattatattaaaatatatttgtgcTCATGACGTGATCTATCCAAAACTGTTAGGCTTTTTAGTGTTCATCaatgaaattgtgaataataaataatattatattttgttaatattattctgtGTGGTTATGAAAGTTATTGATCCATTTAAATAGCATTGGaatatttacttttgattttgACTACTTCTGTTTCTTCTTAGATTTTTATTGCTGTTTAACCTCAATACCTATTCGTATTTTGTTTATGgcctaatttattgaaaaaataaatagaatttcattatcaaattttaGAATAATTAATCGGCTAAATAGAAACTTAAACCTAATAAACTTcacacattttcatttcattaaaaagCTTGTTATTCTATGGAATAGGCCTATGCATAATAAAGATTGATTATTGCCAAATCTCATGAAATTCTATCAAcacgtttggccgtaatcgcgttatcTCTTGCTttctataagaataattttatttgctgtGCAGGTCCTCTgcattttataaagattttaatttaaattcaacAGCTTTAGTAct
Coding sequences:
- the LOC120348869 gene encoding uncharacterized protein LOC120348869 → MLMMREKCLAVEVFTWTLIVLLAVEAARGSSTPPPTAPSTTLTPQQERTGRQWNLNLAEADYIAIATFHKIAEQDMWKNLLEQTMPSSLVGEVIENFKTKYDFTGNGKYSIKFIYSCQYHGFECLLLFYSEVHFEPV